A region from the Deinococcus radiotolerans genome encodes:
- a CDS encoding 50S ribosomal protein L25/general stress protein Ctc, with protein sequence MELNAKPRKSQEKLADGLIPAVAYNKEKNVSFTIDKKAFDRAFRQTSTTGLFDITIEGGETFPALVKTVQMDKRKRTPIHVDFYMVTYGEPVEVNVPVHTKGKSQGEVMGGLVDIVVHNLSVIAPGPRRIPQELVVDVTKLNIGDHVTAGQVKLPDGVKLAGDTEQVVISVLPPRLSEGEAAAEQQAAQVAGLVAAGEISEEAAAAILEGDATVEEAKAEAASETEGETESTEEKSEE encoded by the coding sequence ATGGAACTGAACGCCAAACCCCGCAAGAGCCAGGAAAAGCTCGCTGACGGCCTGATCCCCGCCGTCGCCTACAACAAGGAGAAGAACGTCTCCTTCACCATCGACAAGAAGGCCTTCGACCGCGCCTTCCGCCAGACCAGCACCACCGGCCTGTTCGACATCACCATCGAAGGCGGCGAGACCTTCCCCGCGCTGGTCAAGACCGTGCAGATGGACAAGCGCAAGCGCACCCCCATCCACGTGGACTTCTACATGGTCACCTACGGTGAACCCGTCGAAGTGAACGTCCCCGTGCACACCAAGGGTAAGAGCCAGGGCGAAGTCATGGGCGGCCTCGTGGACATCGTCGTTCACAACCTGAGCGTCATCGCGCCCGGCCCCCGCCGCATCCCCCAGGAACTCGTCGTGGACGTCACCAAGCTGAACATCGGTGACCACGTCACCGCCGGTCAGGTCAAACTGCCCGACGGCGTGAAGCTGGCCGGTGACACCGAGCAGGTCGTGATCAGCGTCCTGCCGCCCCGCCTCAGCGAAGGCGAAGCCGCCGCTGAGCAGCAGGCCGCCCAGGTGGCCGGTCTGGTCGCCGCTGGCGAGATCAGCGAGGAAGCCGCCGCCGCGATCCTCGAAGGCGACGCCACGGTCGAGGAAGCCAAGGCCGAAGCCGCCAGCGAGACCGAAGGCGAAACCGAAAGCACCGAAGAGAAGAGCGAAGAGTAA